One Eurosta solidaginis isolate ZX-2024a chromosome 5, ASM4086904v1, whole genome shotgun sequence DNA segment encodes these proteins:
- the ssp6 gene encoding uncharacterized protein ssp6: MSSTVNTNPISTSCQSIASSNGGFSAGSLGTIVVGSSGTTPGQRSATHYIYGTGSLGRLKYYNKHKSLDASDDELDYTQQLSQSTHIIGRVRSERFLSAKPHEDRRRRTIIVEKKNESYGFTLQSYGIHYKKDQEVEMITYVDYVEYDGPAYKAGMREGDVILSINGTNMEKADHKTIVDFVKGCDARMRMVVLFEDCVRKVELHMRYIQLQNLLHSKMNELERICLRERELLEGKWKTHSLPARKKATTSPTDAEISPTDGDTQNVTYYRPALSTEDVPSMARQQQSQQPIIPPPAQFTLTYHYLDPTYRYIMRPSTSNSSGEYFVSSTSQGEGLQRSPTDQHFVLRHTESFDTATGIASLSQRSSGLSQQRSWGTQAPSGSHPPPVPPPRTCEKHRPPNKQYNAMGQQQQQQQQQQQQTKTITTPKTRKSSKHCYGHSCNPCIGHFRWKSAEKAAATAAAVSGAGALTTASAGGNGDNISLEAYDLASPCCDAQCVPTRRRTRHKEHTHTHKHKHRECEHESKDRQPRPKSQTTHSSPGTQRHPVHHHHHHHATTQEMLQQQQQLQQHQQPHHHHHHHVSPQQEQHQMHATTCDSRNGSVHSRYFDLTTGMMSHCSLHSCTSSELAPADSTSYTTSLSTDTLYWDPKSDPSASRQHSLKSRQSYQQQAQQQQQQQHAQQHQHAQQQQPQHQYHPPHHQQLPPQQQPRTNMHGIYQQRYHITATQVQPSQIYPQATFVQKPKSWDNLTTKAVSGYGFGYGYLDTVTVKPVMKLQIAQQRHSIPRKNPYGRYSTYTDVENYAPPPSQFVEELITTTTTTKIMAKSTEALVAAPLAQSPCDCMTKQQQQALKAAQCQLNQAGKVARHNNCQMGYYSHLPRPTIDAATSTVQTTTSGASGDVSTVSEVTRL, translated from the exons CAACTGTCACAATCCACACACATTATTGGACGGGTTAGGTCAGAACGATTTCTTTCCGCAAAACCACACGAGGATCGACGCAGACGCACTATCATCGTTGAAAAGAAGAACGAGTCATATGGATTCACATTACAAAGCTATGGCATACACTATAAGAAAGATCAAGAGGTCGAAATGATCACATATGTGGATTATGTAGAATATGATGGACCCGCTTATAAGGCGGGTATGCGTGAAGGTGATGTCATCCTCTCGATAAATGGTACAAATATGGAAAAGGCGGATCACAAAACAATTGTGGATTTTGTAAAAGGTTGCGATGCGCGCATGCGTATGGTTGTGCTCTTCGAGGATTGTGTGCGAAAG GTGGAGCTACATATGCGCTACATACAACTGCAAAATTTACTGCACAGCAAAATGAATGAACTGGAACGCATTTGCCTGCGTGAACGCGAACTACTCGAGGGCAAATGGAAGACACATAGCTTACCGGCGCGCAAGAAAGCAACCACATCGCCCACTGACGCAGAGATATCACCAACAGATGGCGATACGCAAAATGTGACCTACTACCGACCGGCTCTATCGACCGAAGATGTACCTAGCATGGCCAGACAACAACAATCACAACAGCCTATCATACCGCCACCAGCACAATTTACGCTAACCTATCATTATTTGGATCCCACCTATCGTTATATAATGAGACCGTCTACGTCCAATAGTAGCGGCGAATATTTTGTTAGCTCCACCAGCCAGGGAGAGGGCCTGCAACGTAGTCCAACTGATCAACATTTTGTGCTGCGTCATACAGAGTCGTTTGATACGGCAACTGGTATCGCAAGCTTATCACAACGCAGTTCTGGTTTAAGTCAACAACGAAGTTGGGGCACGCAAGCGCCATCAGGATCACACCCACCACCTGTACCACCACCTAGAACATGCGAAAAACATAGACCACCTAATAAACAATACAATGCAATgggacaacagcagcagcagcaacaacaacaacaacaacaaactaaaacaataacaacaccaaAAACACGAAAGTCTTCCAAGCATTGTTATGGACATTCGTGTAATCCCTGCATCGGGCACTTTAGATGGAAGTCGGCAGAAAAGGCAGCTGCTACTGCTGCAGCTGTAAGTGGAGCGGGAGCGCTTACTACTGCCAGTGCTGGTGGCAATGGTGACAACATTAGTTTAGAAGCATACGATTTGGCTAGCCCTTGTTGTGATGCGCAATGTGTGCCAACGCGTCGGCGTACACGTCATAAGGAACACACCCACACACACAAGCATAAGCATCGCGAATGTGAACACGAGTCGAAAGATCGACAACCGCGCCCGAAATCGCAAACTACGCACAGCTCACCGGGTACGCAGCGTCATCCTgtgcatcatcatcatcatcatcatgcgACAACGCAGGAGatgttgcaacaacaacaacagctgcagCAACATCAGCAGCCACATCACCATCATCACCATCACGTCTCGCCACAGCAGGAGCAGCACCAAATGCACGCCACCACATGTGACTCGCGTAATGGCAGCGTGCATTCGCGTTACTTTGATTTGACAACTGGTATGATGAGCCATTGTAGCCTGCATTCGTGTACGTCGAGTGAATTAGCGCCAGCTGATTCCACTTCGTACACAACATCGTTAAGTACGGATACGCTGTATTGGGACCCGAAGAGTGATCCGAGCGCATCACGCCAACATTCATTGAAATCGCGTCAATCTTACCAACAGCAAgctcaacaacaacagcaacaacaacatgcgcaacaacaccaacacgcccaacaacaacagccacaacaTCAATATCATCCACCGCACCACCAACAATtaccaccacaacaacaaccgcgCACAAATATGCATGGCATCTATCAGCAACGTTATCACATCACAGCCACACAAGTGCAGCCCTCACAAATCTATCCGCAGGCGACCTTTGTACAAAAACCAAAATCTTGGGATAATCTTACAACGAAGGCGGTAAGTGGTTACGGTTTTGGTTATGGTTACTTGGATACGGTAACTGTGAAGCCAGTGATGAAGTTGCAAATCGCACAACAACGACACTCCATACCACGTAAGAATCCATATGGACGTTATTCCACATATACGGATGTAGAAAATTATGCCCCACCACCATCACAATTTGTAGAAGAGCTGATTACGACTACAACTACAACGAAAATAATGGCCAAATCGACAGAAGCGCTTGTTGCTGCCCCGTTAGCTCAGTCACCATGTGATTGTATGACTAAACAGCAGCAGCAAGCTCTTAAAGCGGCCCAATGTCAGCTGAATCAGGCGGGAAAAGTGGCGCGTCATAATAATTGTCAAATGGGCTATTATTCGCATTTACCACGTCCCACAATAGATGCGGCCACTTCTACGGTGCAGACAACAACTTCGGGCGCTTCTGGCGATGTTTCGACAGTGTCGGAAGTGACGCGTTTGTAG